A stretch of Aristophania vespae DNA encodes these proteins:
- a CDS encoding valine--tRNA ligase gives MSEQYNSSLKESQLEKNFIPQNYEAECYRISEERGDFKADPTKEGDAFSIMFPPPNVTGTLHLGHALTFTLQDILIRWKRQKGANVLFQPGTDHAGIATQMVVERALDKEGISRKKIGRDAFTKRVWEWKEEYGGTIINQLRKLGISADWERERFTMDEGLSNAVKKVFVQLYNEGFIYRDKRLVNWDPEFRSAISDLEVNNREVKGSMWYIRYPLKDSDKSITIATTRPETMLGDVAVAVNPQDERYKDLIGQTLILPLTGREIVIIGDEHSDPEKGTGAVKITPAHDFNDFEVGKRHDLSAITILDEGALIWLDEIENDLQSVEGLADPAFVKALAGLHRDEARKKIVAELERLEFLEKIEPHTLQVPTADRGGAIVEPRLTLQWYCDAAKLAVPAIKAVETDKIVFEPRQWENTFFAWMRDLQPWCISRQLWWGHRIPAWYGSDGKTYVAETKEEAQAQAGESIVLQQDEDVLDTWFSSALWPFSTLGWPEKTDSLKRYYPTSVLVTGFDIIFFWVSRMMMMGLHFMQEVPFHKVLIHGLVRDEKGQKMSKSKGNGIDPLDLIAEFGADATRLAICAGAGPGRDIKLGRTRVEEHRAFITKLWNAARFLQMNGAAFDSSFNPETVQTTLGRWIIEEARQAADTANAALEASRFDDYARCCYHFIWNIFCDWFLELSKPLLNSTGSQTEEIKKVSAYTLSIILRMMSPITPFVTSTLWTKLGYEGAVEETKWPVLPKILHAEDAREEVNWLIKLITEVRAVRSEMNVPPSQKAPIILKDAAQHKFAWAEQWEEALSRMARASSIKSLTGEAPKSSAQIVLDEATIIIPLEGLIDLDAERARLTKEISRLEGEIDKVERKLSNENFVARAKPEVVQENRDRLEIFQAEITKQKAALTRLS, from the coding sequence ATGTCAGAGCAATATAACTCTTCACTCAAAGAGTCTCAGTTAGAAAAAAATTTCATACCTCAAAATTACGAGGCCGAGTGCTATCGAATTAGTGAAGAAAGAGGGGACTTTAAAGCCGATCCGACAAAAGAAGGAGACGCTTTTTCTATAATGTTCCCGCCACCAAATGTTACAGGCACACTTCACCTAGGTCATGCTCTGACCTTTACTTTACAAGATATATTAATTCGCTGGAAACGCCAGAAGGGTGCTAATGTGCTGTTTCAACCTGGAACAGATCATGCGGGCATAGCCACACAAATGGTGGTTGAACGTGCACTCGATAAAGAAGGCATTAGTCGAAAAAAAATTGGCCGCGATGCTTTTACAAAGCGTGTATGGGAATGGAAAGAAGAATATGGCGGCACAATTATCAATCAGCTTCGCAAATTAGGCATTTCAGCTGATTGGGAGCGTGAACGCTTTACGATGGATGAGGGCCTTTCAAATGCTGTAAAAAAGGTTTTTGTTCAGCTCTATAATGAAGGCTTTATCTATCGCGATAAGCGCCTTGTAAATTGGGATCCGGAATTTCGCTCAGCTATTTCTGATTTAGAAGTCAATAACCGTGAAGTAAAAGGATCAATGTGGTATATTCGCTATCCTTTAAAAGATAGTGATAAGTCGATAACCATTGCGACAACACGCCCCGAAACCATGTTGGGTGATGTCGCCGTGGCTGTTAATCCACAAGATGAACGATATAAAGATCTTATCGGACAAACATTAATTCTACCTCTTACAGGTCGTGAAATAGTTATTATTGGAGATGAGCATTCTGATCCTGAAAAAGGCACAGGCGCTGTAAAAATTACACCTGCTCACGATTTTAATGATTTTGAAGTTGGTAAACGTCACGATCTTTCGGCCATCACAATCTTAGATGAAGGCGCTTTAATATGGTTAGACGAGATTGAAAATGACCTTCAGTCCGTTGAAGGTTTGGCCGACCCAGCCTTTGTAAAAGCTTTGGCTGGGTTGCATCGTGATGAAGCACGCAAAAAAATTGTAGCCGAACTGGAACGTCTCGAATTTCTGGAGAAAATAGAGCCCCATACCCTTCAAGTGCCGACGGCTGACAGGGGCGGGGCCATTGTGGAACCGCGCCTTACATTGCAATGGTATTGTGATGCTGCCAAATTGGCTGTTCCGGCTATAAAAGCTGTCGAAACAGATAAAATTGTTTTTGAACCTCGTCAGTGGGAAAATACATTTTTTGCCTGGATGCGTGATTTGCAACCATGGTGTATTAGCCGCCAGCTTTGGTGGGGTCATCGTATTCCGGCATGGTATGGCTCTGACGGCAAAACTTACGTAGCTGAAACTAAAGAAGAGGCACAGGCACAGGCAGGTGAATCTATTGTCTTGCAACAAGATGAAGACGTGCTTGATACATGGTTCAGCTCAGCTCTTTGGCCGTTTTCAACATTGGGATGGCCAGAAAAAACCGATAGCCTGAAACGTTATTACCCAACATCAGTCCTTGTTACAGGTTTTGATATCATCTTTTTCTGGGTCTCAAGAATGATGATGATGGGATTACACTTCATGCAGGAAGTGCCATTCCATAAAGTCCTTATTCATGGCTTAGTGCGTGATGAAAAAGGGCAGAAAATGTCCAAATCAAAAGGCAATGGTATCGATCCACTTGATCTTATCGCAGAATTTGGTGCGGACGCCACTCGTCTGGCTATTTGTGCCGGGGCAGGACCTGGACGTGATATTAAGTTAGGCCGCACTCGCGTTGAAGAACATCGTGCCTTCATTACCAAATTATGGAATGCAGCTCGTTTCCTTCAAATGAATGGAGCCGCGTTTGACTCAAGCTTTAATCCTGAAACAGTTCAAACTACTCTTGGACGATGGATTATTGAAGAAGCACGTCAGGCAGCCGACACTGCCAACGCCGCGTTAGAGGCTTCGCGTTTCGATGATTACGCCCGTTGCTGCTATCATTTCATATGGAATATTTTCTGCGACTGGTTCCTCGAGCTTTCAAAGCCGCTTTTAAATAGCACTGGCAGCCAAACAGAAGAAATTAAAAAAGTCAGCGCTTACACACTCTCTATTATACTGCGTATGATGAGCCCAATTACCCCATTTGTAACATCGACTTTATGGACAAAACTGGGCTATGAGGGTGCTGTAGAAGAAACAAAATGGCCAGTTCTACCTAAAATTCTACACGCAGAAGACGCTCGTGAGGAAGTAAACTGGCTTATAAAACTGATTACAGAAGTACGGGCTGTACGTTCAGAAATGAATGTTCCTCCCTCTCAGAAAGCACCTATAATTTTAAAAGATGCTGCTCAGCATAAATTTGCATGGGCTGAGCAATGGGAAGAGGCTCTCAGCCGCATGGCAAGAGCATCATCCATAAAAAGTCTGACAGGTGAAGCGCCAAAAAGTTCTGCCCAAATCGTGCTGGATGAAGCTACAATCATTATTCCACTAGAAGGATTAATTGACCTGGATGCTGAAAGAGCGCGCTTAACAAAAGAAATATCTCGCCTTGAAGGAGAGATTGATAAGGTAGAGCGCAAATTAAGCAATGAAAATTTCGTAGCGCGCGCTAAGCCAGAAGTTGTTCAAGAAAATCGTGACAGACTTGAAATATTTCAAGCAGAAATTACCAAACAGAAAGCCGCTTTAACGCGCTTAAGCTGA
- the ilvD gene encoding dihydroxy-acid dehydratase: MPAYRSRTSTHGRNMAGARALWRATGMKEGDFGKPIIAIANSYTQFVPGHVHLKDLGDLVASSVKEAGGIAREFNTIAIDDGIAMGHGGMLYSLPSRELIADSVEYMVNAHCADALICISNCDKITPGMLMASLRLNIPTIFVSGGPMEAGRTNIDGIEKAVDLVTSMVAAADDRVQEAESEQIERSACPTCGSCSGMFTANSMNCLTEALGLSLPGNGSLLATHADRRELFLEAGRSIVALARRYYEQDDIKVLPRSIATRHAFDNAMTLDIAMGGSTNTVLHLLAAAHEAEIEFTMSDIDRLSRKVPNLCKVSPAKANVHMEDVHRAGGIPAIMGELDRAGLLHKDVFSVHSSSLDEALQQWDITHGNPEAVKRFKAAPGGVRTTEAFSQANRYKELDTDRTNGVIRDKDHAFSQDGGLAVLYGNLAEDGAIVKTAGVDESILNFTGRARVFDSQEDAVKAILSKSIIAKDVVVIRYEGPKGGPGMQEMLYPTSYLKSIGLGAECALITDGRFSGGSSGLSVGHISPEAAEGGLIGLVEEGDIIEIDIPKRRLHLSVSEDILAARRDIMNQKGKNAWQPERERQVSRALQAYAAMTTSAAHGAVRDLSQIIVKKR; encoded by the coding sequence ATGCCCGCTTACCGATCACGCACCAGTACTCACGGACGTAACATGGCCGGTGCACGGGCTCTTTGGCGCGCTACCGGGATGAAAGAGGGAGATTTTGGCAAGCCCATTATCGCAATTGCAAACTCTTACACGCAATTTGTTCCGGGGCATGTACATTTAAAAGATCTTGGTGATTTAGTTGCGTCTTCTGTTAAAGAGGCTGGCGGTATTGCGCGTGAGTTTAACACTATAGCCATTGATGATGGTATCGCCATGGGACATGGAGGGATGCTCTATTCTCTCCCTTCACGTGAGCTTATTGCTGATTCCGTCGAATATATGGTTAATGCTCATTGTGCTGATGCTTTAATTTGTATCAGCAACTGCGATAAAATTACTCCGGGCATGTTAATGGCGTCTTTACGCCTTAATATTCCAACTATTTTTGTATCTGGTGGTCCGATGGAAGCAGGGCGCACTAATATTGATGGTATAGAAAAAGCCGTTGATCTTGTGACATCAATGGTTGCTGCTGCGGATGATCGTGTACAAGAAGCTGAATCTGAGCAAATTGAGCGCTCAGCCTGCCCTACATGTGGTTCATGTTCAGGAATGTTCACTGCCAATTCAATGAATTGTTTAACCGAAGCTTTGGGCCTGTCTTTGCCTGGAAATGGGTCTTTGCTGGCGACACATGCTGACAGACGCGAATTATTTTTAGAAGCTGGTCGTTCAATTGTGGCATTGGCACGACGTTACTATGAGCAGGATGATATAAAAGTACTGCCACGATCAATAGCAACGCGTCATGCTTTTGATAATGCCATGACCCTGGATATCGCCATGGGAGGATCTACTAATACGGTTCTTCATCTTTTGGCAGCAGCACATGAGGCTGAAATTGAATTTACAATGAGTGATATTGATCGCTTATCTCGTAAAGTGCCTAATTTGTGCAAAGTCTCTCCTGCCAAAGCAAATGTGCATATGGAAGATGTTCACCGTGCTGGTGGCATCCCTGCCATTATGGGAGAATTAGACCGTGCCGGTTTACTCCATAAAGATGTATTCTCTGTTCATAGTTCTTCTTTAGATGAGGCTTTGCAGCAATGGGATATTACACATGGTAACCCAGAAGCTGTTAAACGCTTTAAGGCAGCCCCAGGTGGTGTTCGTACCACCGAGGCTTTTTCTCAGGCAAATCGCTATAAAGAATTAGATACTGATCGCACCAATGGTGTTATTCGTGACAAGGACCATGCTTTTTCTCAAGATGGTGGTTTAGCTGTTCTTTATGGGAATTTGGCCGAAGATGGTGCTATTGTTAAAACAGCCGGTGTAGATGAATCTATTCTCAATTTTACCGGACGTGCACGCGTTTTTGACAGCCAGGAAGATGCTGTAAAGGCCATTTTGTCAAAATCCATTATTGCCAAAGATGTTGTTGTTATTCGTTATGAAGGGCCAAAAGGTGGCCCTGGCATGCAGGAGATGCTCTACCCCACAAGTTATTTAAAATCTATCGGGTTAGGTGCTGAATGTGCCCTTATTACTGATGGACGTTTTTCTGGCGGAAGTTCAGGACTTTCAGTTGGACATATTTCGCCAGAGGCTGCTGAAGGTGGACTTATTGGTCTGGTTGAAGAAGGTGATATTATCGAAATCGATATTCCAAAACGCCGCCTTCATCTTTCAGTATCTGAAGATATTTTGGCAGCACGCCGTGATATTATGAATCAGAAAGGCAAAAATGCGTGGCAGCCAGAACGTGAACGTCAAGTGTCTCGTGCCCTGCAAGCTTACGCAGCCATGACCACAAGTGCAGCACATGGCGCAGTTCGTGATCTGAGTCAGATTATTGTTAAAAAGCGTTAG
- the msrA gene encoding peptide-methionine (S)-S-oxide reductase MsrA: MPESATKKAKTKSIILGGGCFWCVEAIFNGLRGVISSNPGYAGGHLKNPSYEAVCTGQTGHAEVVEVMFDPQEISLEDILRVFFTTHDPTQLNRQGNDIGTQYRSVIFGDEEQKKVAQKIKEEIEAEKLWPDQIVTSIEGPAQFWEAETKHHDYFARNPDTAYCAAVVAPKVAKARKLYRDRLKKAD; this comes from the coding sequence ATGCCTGAGTCTGCGACTAAAAAAGCAAAGACTAAGTCTATAATTTTAGGTGGTGGCTGTTTTTGGTGCGTTGAAGCAATTTTCAATGGCCTTAGAGGTGTAATATCTTCAAATCCTGGTTATGCTGGGGGGCATTTAAAAAATCCTTCTTACGAAGCCGTATGCACTGGTCAGACAGGCCATGCCGAAGTTGTTGAGGTCATGTTTGACCCGCAAGAAATTTCGCTTGAAGATATTTTACGTGTATTTTTTACAACACATGACCCAACCCAGCTTAATCGGCAGGGAAATGACATTGGCACACAATATCGCTCTGTTATATTTGGCGATGAAGAGCAAAAGAAAGTCGCTCAAAAAATTAAAGAAGAAATTGAGGCTGAAAAATTATGGCCCGATCAGATTGTGACATCTATAGAAGGGCCCGCACAGTTTTGGGAAGCCGAAACAAAGCATCACGACTATTTTGCACGTAACCCAGATACGGCCTATTGCGCCGCTGTCGTTGCTCCTAAAGTGGCAAAAGCACGTAAATTATATAGAGATCGTCTTAAAAAAGCAGATTAA
- a CDS encoding ABC transporter ATP-binding protein yields the protein MTTLLRLEDCTQASRKSRVQDIVVVEKVSLAVKEGEILGLVGRSGSGKSSLLDIMGGLDQPVGGQIYWKDRPVKPKDFEHVSIVLQNDALFPWLTISENIRLALEATSLSAKEKDERVAHITEIMDLDGYEGAFPRELSEAFCQRTALARALVRNPDLLLLDEPFLNLELLSAENLRTDLIELWSERRLQPLKAMVLATHAIEEAVLMCDRILLFSTSPGKISFEIPVPFAHPRNRQDASFRAFVDQVYSLMTPRAPTISEAEILEISANNSAKELEDENFIPLPDLSIETLAGLIEVLGNEPFSAHADLPELAQRLQMTLDDLLPLGETLQLLELAELEDGDIILTHRGRLFVEGDADARRDIMRTALLHALPLLRHIRNILDERSNHSLSAEPIRALLEKTMSENYARQTLNTVISWGRYAGIFIYDEESDRLLLEDED from the coding sequence ATGACAACTCTTCTTCGTTTGGAAGATTGCACACAAGCCTCGCGTAAGTCTCGGGTGCAAGATATTGTTGTTGTAGAAAAAGTGAGTTTAGCTGTTAAAGAGGGCGAAATTCTTGGCCTTGTTGGGCGTTCAGGCTCAGGAAAGTCAAGCTTATTAGATATTATGGGCGGGTTAGATCAACCTGTTGGAGGGCAAATTTATTGGAAAGACCGGCCTGTTAAACCTAAAGATTTTGAGCATGTTTCAATTGTATTGCAAAATGATGCTCTTTTTCCCTGGCTGACCATTAGTGAAAATATTCGTCTTGCGCTTGAAGCGACTTCTTTAAGTGCCAAGGAAAAAGACGAGCGTGTGGCCCATATTACTGAAATTATGGATCTTGATGGTTATGAAGGCGCTTTCCCCCGTGAATTATCAGAGGCCTTTTGTCAAAGAACGGCCCTTGCCCGTGCCCTGGTTCGTAATCCAGATTTGCTTCTTTTAGATGAGCCTTTTTTAAATCTTGAGCTTTTAAGTGCAGAAAATTTACGTACAGACTTAATTGAATTATGGAGCGAACGGCGCTTACAGCCTCTTAAAGCAATGGTTTTAGCCACCCATGCTATAGAAGAGGCTGTTTTAATGTGTGACCGAATTCTGCTTTTTTCTACATCCCCGGGGAAAATTTCGTTTGAAATTCCTGTTCCTTTTGCCCATCCGAGAAACCGGCAAGATGCTTCTTTCAGGGCTTTTGTAGATCAGGTTTATTCACTTATGACGCCTCGGGCTCCAACTATTTCTGAAGCTGAAATTTTGGAGATTTCAGCTAACAATTCGGCCAAAGAGCTTGAAGATGAAAACTTTATCCCCTTGCCGGATCTTTCAATCGAAACTTTAGCGGGGTTGATTGAGGTTTTGGGAAATGAGCCTTTTTCTGCTCATGCTGACTTACCCGAACTAGCCCAACGTTTACAAATGACGTTGGATGATCTTCTTCCCCTTGGTGAAACATTGCAGCTTTTAGAATTAGCTGAGCTAGAAGATGGTGATATAATTCTGACTCATAGAGGTAGGTTATTTGTTGAAGGTGATGCTGATGCGCGTCGCGATATTATGAGGACCGCCCTTCTTCATGCTCTTCCCTTGCTTAGACATATTCGCAATATTCTTGATGAGCGCTCAAATCATAGTTTAAGCGCAGAGCCTATTAGAGCTTTGCTTGAAAAGACAATGTCAGAGAATTACGCGCGCCAGACATTAAACACTGTAATTTCGTGGGGGCGTTATGCCGGGATTTTCATTTATGATGAAGAATCCGATCGACTTTTACTAGAAGATGAAGATTAA
- a CDS encoding ABC transporter permease subunit — MRRSLDFSSDLRRIGHYLMIRERSIKNGAFLVFSVFAVIIFSARYWLPFLGITWPFTELSLFWQHSFWYDCATSFLEACVAFFSAIIVVLGLLICSSFSAFFRSSLRFFVKILSIIPAIALVGFFAFIFNGFWTVALIASSGLIVRCVAAVLNIEGQIPPLLVKSARALRLKPWQQFWRLQIPIAYPAMARAIALDMPNFWVRFLGAEWLISSWGASGERGIGGHVLASFKASDLIGFCKTTAATIIFVAFFHRLFVKPLLKRVKRYDVLSSSLIKLTNIELYSRELGKSWSNLTIFILCLLISLIAFSMGSGSVLPLLLNGLSSLILWAVSLGLALALWVMVGGLTLTSSRNFRFRARHWAYFSLIFPCFILFPLLGSFLPSVFLLALAVQGAYGESVFYRDEDVTRNKLLEMAYRLRLSKYVIWFRVKLPLLLPSLARGCLLASYPLWNLILLTGIMLPSHHLLWEHGLGTILLNAVRTGNYWSQFGIFAFVTALSYGLTFFFLLPLCFHIHRRFRMHS; from the coding sequence ATGAGACGTTCTTTAGATTTTTCGTCGGATTTAAGGCGAATTGGTCACTATCTCATGATAAGGGAGCGCAGTATAAAAAACGGCGCTTTTCTCGTCTTTTCTGTTTTTGCGGTCATTATTTTTAGTGCCCGCTACTGGCTCCCTTTTTTAGGCATTACCTGGCCTTTTACTGAACTCTCGCTTTTTTGGCAGCATTCTTTTTGGTATGACTGTGCCACAAGCTTTTTAGAAGCTTGTGTGGCCTTTTTTTCGGCCATTATTGTCGTTTTGGGCCTCCTTATTTGTTCTTCCTTTTCAGCTTTCTTTCGTTCTTCATTACGGTTTTTTGTTAAAATATTATCTATCATCCCAGCTATAGCGTTAGTTGGTTTTTTTGCTTTTATTTTTAATGGGTTTTGGACTGTAGCCCTTATCGCTTCTTCTGGCTTGATCGTGCGTTGTGTGGCGGCTGTTCTTAATATTGAGGGGCAAATTCCACCTTTATTGGTTAAAAGTGCCAGGGCATTACGTTTAAAACCGTGGCAGCAATTTTGGAGATTGCAAATCCCGATAGCTTATCCGGCCATGGCGCGGGCTATTGCTTTGGACATGCCAAATTTTTGGGTTAGATTTCTTGGTGCGGAATGGCTTATTTCTTCTTGGGGAGCATCAGGAGAGCGCGGTATAGGCGGCCATGTTCTGGCTTCTTTTAAAGCATCTGATCTGATTGGTTTTTGTAAAACGACTGCAGCAACTATTATTTTTGTTGCCTTTTTTCACAGATTATTTGTAAAGCCTCTTTTAAAGCGTGTAAAACGTTATGATGTTCTGTCATCTTCGCTTATAAAACTAACTAATATTGAGCTTTATTCCCGTGAGCTTGGTAAATCATGGTCTAATCTCACAATATTCATTTTATGTCTGTTAATTTCACTTATCGCGTTCTCTATGGGCTCGGGCTCGGTCTTGCCTTTATTGCTCAATGGCCTTTCAAGTTTAATTTTATGGGCTGTGTCTCTGGGGTTAGCCCTTGCCTTATGGGTTATGGTTGGTGGATTAACGTTAACGAGTTCCAGAAATTTCCGTTTTAGAGCCCGTCACTGGGCTTATTTCAGCTTAATTTTCCCCTGCTTTATATTATTTCCTTTATTAGGAAGCTTTTTACCAAGCGTTTTCCTCTTAGCCTTGGCGGTGCAGGGTGCTTACGGAGAAAGTGTTTTTTACAGAGATGAAGATGTAACGCGTAATAAATTGCTGGAAATGGCTTATAGGTTACGTTTAAGCAAATATGTTATCTGGTTTCGGGTTAAACTGCCTCTTTTATTGCCAAGTTTAGCTAGAGGATGTTTATTAGCCTCATATCCCTTATGGAATCTTATATTGCTTACAGGGATTATGCTTCCGTCTCACCATCTTTTATGGGAGCATGGTTTAGGTACTATTTTGCTCAATGCTGTTAGAACAGGCAATTACTGGAGCCAGTTCGGTATTTTTGCTTTTGTTACGGCTTTGTCTTACGGGCTAACTTTTTTCTTTTTATTACCACTCTGCTTTCATATTCATCGTAGATTTAGGATGCACTCATGA
- the dut gene encoding dUTP diphosphatase, whose amino-acid sequence MDSHDNSSFVKVNVVTLPHFEGLDLPHYATSGAAGVDFVAAITDSVTLKAGERTVIPTGLKAAIPAGYELQIRPRSGLALKHGIMLPNTPGTIDEDYRGEIGIIIMNGGSEPFTIERGMRIAQGILAPVVRLAWQICETLDDTQRGEKGFGSTGHLKRS is encoded by the coding sequence ATGGATAGTCACGATAATTCTTCATTTGTTAAAGTTAACGTAGTCACTCTGCCTCATTTTGAGGGGCTTGATCTTCCTCATTATGCAACTTCTGGTGCTGCTGGCGTTGATTTTGTTGCCGCAATTACAGATTCTGTAACCCTCAAGGCTGGTGAAAGGACTGTTATTCCCACTGGTTTAAAAGCTGCTATCCCTGCGGGTTATGAGCTGCAAATAAGACCTCGCTCAGGCTTGGCTCTCAAACATGGAATTATGTTACCTAATACGCCAGGTACTATTGATGAAGATTATCGCGGTGAAATTGGTATCATCATTATGAATGGCGGCTCAGAACCCTTTACGATTGAAAGGGGAATGCGTATCGCCCAAGGTATATTAGCTCCAGTTGTTAGGCTGGCATGGCAAATATGCGAGACATTGGATGATACTCAGAGAGGTGAGAAAGGGTTTGGCAGCACTGGCCATTTAAAAAGGTCTTAA